In Citrus sinensis cultivar Valencia sweet orange chromosome 4, DVS_A1.0, whole genome shotgun sequence, one DNA window encodes the following:
- the LOC102622989 gene encoding phosphoglucan phosphatase LSF2, chloroplastic: MSSMTSVEARSCASSVFRLPLENEAVSFLEKKKSKCHLTVFKNPFKMGKIYCQVSENGIEGKPTSSKVSFKSKNRMEEYNTAMKRMMRNPYEYHHDLGMNYTQITDNLIVGSQPQKPEDIDHLKQEESVAYILNLQQDKDIEYWGIDLKPIVERCQVLGIRHMRRPAADFDPDSLRSQLPKAVSLLEWAISEGKGKVYVHCTAGLGRAPAVAIAYMFWFCGMKLDAAYDMLTSRRPCGPNKTAIRGATYDLAKDDPWKEPFENLPEHAFGNVADWERKLIQERVRSLRGT, encoded by the exons ATGAGTTCTATGACTTCAGTTGAAGCTAGAAGTTGCGCGTCTTCAGTATTCAGACTCCCTCTTGAAAATGAAGCAGTGTCgtttttggagaaaaagaaatccaaatGCCATCTCACGGTCTTCAAGAATCCCTTCAAGATGGGTAAAATTTATTGCCAGGTATCAGAGAATGGAATTGAAGGAAAGCCCACAAGCAGCAAAGTGTCATTCAAAAGCAAGAACAGAATGGAGGAGTACAATACAGCCATGAAGAGAATGATGAGGAACCCTTATGAGTATCACCACGATCTTG GAATGAACTACACTCAGATAACTGATAATTTGATCGTGGGCTCCCAACCTCAGAAACCCGAAGATATAGATCATCTGAAGCAGGAAGAGAGTGTGGCCTACATTCTTAACTTGCAACAGGACAAGGACATTGAGTATTGGGGAATTGACCTAAAACCTATTGTGGAAAGATGTCAAGTGCTTGGAATTCGTCATATGAGAAGGCCT GCAGCTGATTTTGATCCAGATTCCTTGAGAAGTCAATTGCCTAAAGCTGTTTCTTTGTTGGAATGGGCCATTTCCGAAGGGAAAGGAAAGGTGTATGTGCATTGTACTGCTGGATTGGGAAGAGCTCCTGCTGTTGCCATCGCTTACATGTTCTGGTTCTGTGGGATGAAG TTGGATGCAGCATATGATATGCTAACTTCAAGGAGACCTTGTGGGCCTAACAAAACAGCAATCCGTGGAGCTACTTACGATCTGGCTAAGGATGATCCGTGGAAAGAGCCCTTTGAAAATCTTCCAGAACATGCATTTGGGAATGTAGCAGATTGGGAGAGGAAATTGATTCAAGAGCGTGTCCGTTCCCTTCGTGGAACTTGA
- the LOC102612091 gene encoding uncharacterized protein LOC102612091 — protein sequence MNNVYYLFVVEKLRQSDYVRTHTHKLTTVVSREHKKAAALHEKLQLLRSITNSHAVNSLKTSIIVDASNYIEELKQKVERLNRDMENAQTSSDQNALLPQVTVKTLQKGFMINVFSKKSCPGLLVSILGSAFEELALNVLEARVSCTDTFSLQAIGGKNEEQGETIDAHVVKQALLQVIRNWSESNEQV from the exons ATGaataatgtttattatttattcgtTGTGGAGAAACTGAGGCAGTCAG ATTACGTACGTACACATACACATAAACTAACCACCGTGGTTTCTAGGGAGCACAAGAAAGCAGCAGCACTGCATGAGAAGCTGCAACTTCTTCGTTCAATTACTAACTCTCATGCTGTAAATTCCCT CAAAACATCAATCATAGTGGACGCTTCAAATTACATTGAAGAGCTAAAACAGAAAGTAGAAAGATTGAATCGAGACATGGAAAATGCTCAAACTTCGAGTGACCAAAATGCATTG TTACCGCAAGTGACCGTAAAAACCCTACAAAAGGGCTTTATGATAAACgtattttcaaagaaaagtTGTCCGGGCCTGCTTGTATCAATACTTGGAAGCGCCTTTGAGGAGCTGGCGCTTAATGTGCTGGAAGCTAGGGTTTCTTGTACGGACACATTCAGTTTACAAGCAATTGGAGGAAAA AATGAAGAACAAGGTGAGACCATTGATGCACATGTGGTGAAACAAGCTTTGTTGCAGGTTATTAGGAACTGGAGCGAGAGTAATGAACAAGTGTAA